Proteins found in one Triticum urartu cultivar G1812 chromosome 4, Tu2.1, whole genome shotgun sequence genomic segment:
- the LOC125550205 gene encoding transcription antitermination protein NusB, giving the protein MVAPAAVSTFSSSSSSSSSSYSVAPRTHRRGLLSARAPLPPARTVASSRTPLVVSSPPPTPAPAPGHAKVDRSGRFCSPRAARELALMVSYAACLEGADVVRHFDRRVAARREPGYVFNKACVQSYNFMSFCGGPLEVATEEEAEKLMSQNEKDSANEAEVLSAPPRLVYNNFVLRLARDMLVAVASGWDQHVEVINKIIPQHWKDEPVARILELCILHIAMAEMTSKGTPHKVAINEAVDLAKRFCDGGAPRVINGCLRTYVKDHMSNGNSQAAELKP; this is encoded by the exons ATGGTGGCGCCGGCTGCCGTCTccaccttctcctcctcctcctcctcctcctcgtcttcctATTCCGTGGCACCCAGAACCCACCGCCGCGGCCTCCTCAGCGCCCGTGCGCCGCTGCCGCCGGCCCGGACCGTCGCCTCCTCCCGCACGCCGCTGGTCGTGTCCAGCCCGCCGCCCACGCCCGCCCCCGCTCCGGGGCACGCCAAGGTCGATCGCTCCGGCCGCTTCTGCAGCCCCCGCGCCGCGCGCGAGCTCGCGCT GATGGTCTCCTACGCGGCGTGCCTGGAGGGCGCCGACGTGGTGCGGCACTTCGACCGCCGGGTGGCCGCGAGAAGAG AGCCTGGGTATGTTTTCAACAAGGCGTGCGTGCAGAGTTACAATTTCATGAGCTTCTGTGGGGGGCCTCTGGAGGTTGcgacggaggaggaggccgagaAGCTCATGAGTCAGAATGAGAAGGATTCGGCAAACG AGGCAGAAGTTCTTTCAGCTCCTCCAAGGCTGGTGTACAACAATTTTGTGTTACG ATTGGCCCGGGACATGTTAGTGGCAGTTGCCAGCGGATGGGATCAGCATGTTGAAGTTATCAACAAAATAATTCCCCAACATTGGAAG GATGAACCTGTTGCAAGGATCCTAGAACTTTGCATTCTTCATATTGCCATGGCAGAGATGACATCGAAAGGAACTCCTCACAAAGTTGCAATTAATGAG GCGGTAGATCTGGCAAAGCGGTTTTGTGATGGAGGTGCTCCTCGGGTAATCAACGGATGCCTTCGAACCTATGTAAAGGATCACATGAGCAATGGCAATAGTCAGGCAGCTGAACTAAAGCCATAA